The Vicia villosa cultivar HV-30 ecotype Madison, WI linkage group LG1, Vvil1.0, whole genome shotgun sequence genome includes a region encoding these proteins:
- the LOC131631199 gene encoding uncharacterized protein LOC131631199 isoform X3, whose product MGQDSDSKAKLVLDICSISTRSVTCVHTILSNPTKTTFIDWYCILGVEENAGLDTIRKRYHKLALQLHPDKNKHPKAEIAFKLVSEANACLTNEATREAFDFERYKHFCIQCKRIPYTSANVSVNSSSSGFKVWSIIARSRSLKFWRNIKDIRERFKEEANVIDKCLKVNSISRTESSLYSRDSYLGRSESVRRFEKETPVFNPSDYLYQDYPHMRGLVSKNSSMFWYLRTNSTPQNEKRGARTSSPIFEVKRRSMFSNQFAFVPSRY is encoded by the exons ATGGGACAAGACTCAGATTCCAAAGCCAAGTTGGTGTTAGATATTTGTTCCATTTCCACACGTTCTGTAACATGTGTTCATACCATTCTTTCAAACCCAACCAAAACAACTTTCATTGACTGGTATTGCATTCTTGGA GTAGAAGAAAATGCAGGGCTCGATACGATTCGCAAGAGATACCATAAACTTG CCTTGCAACTTCACCCAGATAAGAATAAACATCCAAAGGCTGAAATTGCCTTCAAGCTTGTTTCTGAGGCAAATGCATGTCTAACTAATGAAGCTACACGCGAAGCTTTTGACTTCGAGAGGTACAAACATTTCTGCATCCAGTGCAAAAGAATTCCATATACATCAGCCAATGTTTCTGTCAATTCAAGTAGTTCGGGTTTCAAGGTGTGGAGTATTATCGCGAGGTCAAGATCTTTAAAGTTTTGGAGAAATATTAAGGATATTAGAGAGAGATTTAAGGAAGAGGCTAATGTGATTGATAAATGTTTGAAAGTAAATTCAATTTCGAGGACAGAATCTTCACTCTACAGTCGAGATAGTTATCTAGGTAGAAGCGAGTCAGTGCGTAGATTTGAGAAAGAGACTCCTGTTTTCAATCCATCAGATTACTTGTACCAAGATTATCCTCATATGAGAGGCCTTGTTAGCAAGAATTCTTCGATGTTTTGGTACTTGCGGACGAATAGTACGCCCCAAAACGAAAAGAGAGGAGCGCGGACTAGTTCTCCGATTTTTGAGGTCAAAAGAAGGAGCATGTTTTCAAACCAATTTGCTTTTGTACCATCAAGATATTAA